One region of Mugil cephalus isolate CIBA_MC_2020 chromosome 17, CIBA_Mcephalus_1.1, whole genome shotgun sequence genomic DNA includes:
- the fam98b gene encoding protein FAM98B has translation MKINKNLTDSAMECDILDSLEQLGYDGPTLEEKALLRAAEEGLSSPEYVDLCRWLASRLKPLCDLEESITSDPDDMESLQVEMSGLLKELHCPHEEVVSGILKGGVRNAEDHLKLVLFLSSELQAAQIVQSRKLSEKQRDEGPVCRELLSICETLQLEEPRGQDAAGVFSQVQRKVEKVLQDLPDSSVGDPVLKKSLDSDQWEKLHKINTTLSSEYECRRRMLIKRLDVTVQSFGWSDRAKVRVDSMARAYQPKRQSLRPQSTVDIADLLAAREDICNVVKTSSGSSREKTACAVNKILMGRVPDRGGRPSEIDAPPPEMPPWQKRQDGGGGWGGRGGGGGRGGGWRGGGRGRGGGGQGRGGGQGGRDGGGWNQGGHYGDYGGRGGHGGKRGRYQY, from the exons atgaagataaataaaaacttgacgGATTCGGCGATGGAGTGCGACATTTTGGACTCTTTGGAGCAGCTCGG CTATGACGGCCCTACTCTGGAGGAGAAGGCGCTGCTCAGAGCCGCAGAGGAAGGCCTGTCCTCGCCTGAATATGTGGACCTTTGCCGGTGGCTGGCATCCAGGTTAAAGCCGCTATGTGACCTGGAGGAGAGCATTACTTCAGATCCAG ACGACATGGAGAGCCTCCAGGTGGAGATGAGTGGTTTGCTGAAGGAGCTTCACTGTCCTCATGAGGAGGTGGTTTCAGGGATCCTGAAAGGCGGCGTGCGAAATGCAGAAGATCACCTCAAGCTTGTCT tGTTTCTGAGCTCCGAGCTTCAGGCGGCTCAGATCGTGCAGAGCAGGAAGCTCTCTGAAAAACAGCGAGACGAGGGCCCGGTGTGTCGGGAGCTGCTGTCCATCTGTGAAACGCTCCAACTAGAAGAACCAAGAGGCCAGGACGCTGCAGGAGTTTTCTCTCAAGTACAACGCAAG GTTGAAAAAGTTCTTCAAGACCTTCCCGACTCCTCCGTTGGAGACCCGGTGCTGAAGAAGTCTCTTGACAGTGATCAGTGG GAGAAGCTGCACAAGATCAATACAACTCTGTCGTCGGAGTACGAGTGTCGACGCAGGATGCTGATCAAGCGGCTGGACGTCACGGTGCAGTCGTTCGGGTGGTCGGACAGAGCCAAG GTGAGAGTGGACAGCATGGCAAGAGCCTACCAGCCCAAGAGACAGTCTCTGAGGCCGCAGTCCACGGTGGACATAGCGGATCTGCTGGCTGCCAGAGAGGACATCTGCAATGTCGTGAAGACCAGCAGCGGCTCGAGCAGGGAGAAAACTGCATGTGCCGTCAACAAG ATCCTGATGGGAAGAGTCCCAGACCGAGGAGGACGCCCCTCAGAGATAGACGCCCCGCCTCCTGAGATGCCACCCTGGCAGAAAAGAcaggatggaggaggtgggtggggaggacgtggcggcggtggtggacgaggaggaggatggagaggaggaggacgaggacgaggaggaggaggacagggacgaggaggagggcaAGGAGGACGAGATGGTGGCGGGTGGAACCAAGGAGGACACTATGGAGATTACGGAGGACGTGGTGGACACGGAGGGAAGAGAGGACGGTACCAGTATTAG